A region of the Fusobacteria bacterium ZRK30 genome:
TATTATTGGTAATAGCAGCAGTTGCAGCTGGATTATTATCTAGTGTAAATACAATAACTGCACCACAAATAGAAAAGATAAACAAAGAGATAGTAAATAAAGCTAGAAAAGAAGTGATGCCATTGGCATCAGAATTTAAAGAATCAGAAGAAATAATAGCTGGAGAGGAAACATTTATTCCAGGTTATGACGCTACAGGAAACTTAGTAGGGTATGCAAGTACTGTAAAAACTAATGGATATTCTGGCGTAATAACTTTCGTATTGGGATTAGATATAAAGGGAACTATCACTGGGCTAAAGGTTACAGGGCAGTCAGAAACTCCTGGATTAGGAACAAATGTAGAAAATGCTGATTGGCAGGCTCTTTGGGTTGGCAGAGATGAATCTTATGAATTTGATAAAAGTATAGACGGTTTTGCAGGAGCTACAATATCTCCTATGGCTGTATTTACTGGAGTAAAAAAATCAACTAAAGCATTTGAAGCAGAGGTGAAAAACTAATGGCTAAGAATAACTATATAAAGCTTTTA
Encoded here:
- a CDS encoding RnfABCDGE type electron transport complex subunit G, whose amino-acid sequence is MNRLVHYGAVLLVIAAVAAGLLSSVNTITAPQIEKINKEIVNKARKEVMPLASEFKESEEIIAGEETFIPGYDATGNLVGYASTVKTNGYSGVITFVLGLDIKGTITGLKVTGQSETPGLGTNVENADWQALWVGRDESYEFDKSIDGFAGATISPMAVFTGVKKSTKAFEAEVKN